Proteins from a genomic interval of Desulfovibrio aminophilus DSM 12254:
- a CDS encoding response regulator — MRALIAEDEFLSRKILLSYLTTLFDVDIVVNGKEAVDAFRLAREEGRPYDLILMDIMMPEVDGMQALEIIRGEERGTKTRRPVRVIMTTALDDPKVVIRSFHEGEASGYIVKPVIKEKLYAELEKLGLLGK; from the coding sequence ATGAGAGCCCTCATCGCCGAAGACGAATTCCTGAGCCGCAAGATCCTGCTCTCCTACCTGACGACCCTCTTCGACGTGGATATCGTGGTCAACGGCAAGGAGGCCGTGGATGCCTTCAGGCTGGCCCGCGAGGAGGGCCGCCCCTATGACCTCATCCTCATGGACATCATGATGCCCGAGGTGGACGGCATGCAGGCCCTGGAGATCATCCGGGGCGAGGAGCGGGGGACCAAGACGCGACGCCCGGTGCGGGTCATCATGACCACGGCCCTGGATGATCCCAAGGTGGTCATCCGCTCCTTCCACGAGGGCGAGGCCTCGGGCTACATCGTCAAGCCTGTGATCAAGGAAAAGTTGTACGCCGAACTGGAGAAACTGGGTCTGCTCGGGAAATAA
- a CDS encoding TrmH family RNA methyltransferase: MSKERTPEREERIRDVIAHRRKDLTLVMDNIWDPHNVSAILRSCDAFGVLRVHLHYTTEPWPDLGKKSSASAKKWIERVRHQDAASLVGRLHGQGFRILRTGFSDTARPLWDFDLSGPTAVILGNEHRGVSPELCALVPDELFIPMRGMVQSFNVSVAAALILYEAMRQRRERGLLDQPSLSPEEMERLAADWLTR, from the coding sequence ATGTCCAAAGAGCGCACCCCGGAACGGGAAGAACGCATCCGCGACGTCATCGCCCATCGCCGCAAGGATCTCACCCTGGTGATGGACAACATCTGGGATCCGCACAACGTCTCGGCCATTCTCCGCAGCTGCGACGCCTTCGGGGTTCTGCGCGTACACCTGCATTACACCACCGAACCCTGGCCCGACCTGGGCAAGAAGTCCTCGGCCTCGGCCAAGAAGTGGATCGAGCGCGTACGGCACCAGGACGCCGCCTCGCTGGTGGGCCGGCTCCACGGACAGGGCTTCCGCATCCTGCGCACGGGTTTCTCGGACACGGCCAGACCGCTCTGGGACTTCGACCTCTCCGGGCCGACCGCCGTGATCCTGGGCAACGAGCACAGGGGCGTGTCCCCGGAGCTGTGCGCGCTGGTCCCGGACGAACTGTTCATCCCCATGCGCGGCATGGTCCAGAGCTTCAACGTTTCCGTGGCCGCAGCCCTGATTCTCTATGAGGCCATGCGCCAGCGCCGCGAACGCGGCCTGCTGGACCAGCCCTCGTTGAGTCCGGAGGAGATGGAGCGCCTGGCCGCCGACTGGCTCACGCGCTAG
- a CDS encoding BCCT family transporter: MNEQANNPKLSMATILPTLIFAALSLIPLVLYEKESAAALDGFFNWFKTTFGSMYLLLGLASLGICLTLAFSKYGKIKFGEPDEKPQFSTPTWVAMLFCTGVAGGVLYWSIAEPLYYLAYPPFYAAPLSTEAFTWAGCYTFFHWGPLPWSFYIICSLPLGYVFFVRKKNLLRVSASCDDLFGDRVRRPVGVTLDILFAIGLLASNISIAGFTVPMVAEAFSTATGLQADYSMQLGVLAVIAAIYFTSTFMGLEKGIARLSNFNVGVAIAMLCFVIVIGPTSFLLDNFVNGVGNFMQNFFRMSTWTDPYTAGTFPQDWTMFYWAYWITYAPLTGLFVARISRGRTIKQIVIHGLCFGMLGAWVIHGVFGGYTLFTQLTAAAGSSPIDVMKTAGIFPAIASVLTTLPMKILMLLSFCVFSVIFFATSLDSSAYAIALACTDNLDEKATPSCAHRMFWAVILAVIPAGLLKVGGLSALKGCVNVAAIPMTIISVLMVVALFKVIGQDKKSGRLKLD, translated from the coding sequence ATGAACGAACAAGCGAATAATCCCAAGTTGAGCATGGCGACGATCTTGCCGACCTTGATTTTCGCGGCGTTGTCCCTGATTCCGCTCGTGCTGTATGAAAAGGAAAGCGCCGCCGCGCTCGACGGCTTCTTCAACTGGTTCAAGACCACGTTCGGCTCCATGTATCTCCTCTTGGGGCTGGCCTCCCTGGGGATATGTCTCACCCTGGCGTTCAGCAAATATGGGAAGATCAAGTTCGGTGAACCCGACGAAAAGCCTCAGTTCTCGACCCCCACCTGGGTCGCCATGCTGTTTTGCACCGGAGTTGCTGGCGGAGTCCTCTATTGGTCCATCGCCGAGCCACTTTATTATCTGGCTTATCCCCCGTTTTACGCCGCGCCATTATCCACAGAGGCATTCACTTGGGCTGGATGCTACACATTTTTCCATTGGGGACCGTTGCCGTGGTCCTTCTACATCATCTGTTCACTGCCACTGGGCTACGTCTTCTTCGTGCGCAAGAAGAATCTTCTGCGTGTCAGCGCTTCCTGTGATGATCTTTTCGGCGATCGCGTACGCAGGCCCGTTGGGGTGACGCTGGATATTTTGTTCGCCATCGGTCTGCTGGCCAGCAACATATCCATCGCGGGCTTCACCGTGCCGATGGTGGCCGAGGCGTTCTCCACCGCCACAGGCCTCCAGGCCGATTATTCCATGCAACTCGGCGTGTTGGCCGTCATTGCGGCGATCTATTTCACCAGCACATTCATGGGACTGGAGAAGGGCATCGCCAGATTGTCCAATTTCAACGTCGGGGTGGCGATCGCCATGTTGTGCTTCGTGATCGTCATCGGCCCGACATCCTTTCTCTTGGACAACTTCGTCAACGGTGTCGGAAACTTCATGCAGAACTTCTTCCGCATGAGCACCTGGACCGATCCGTACACCGCGGGAACTTTCCCGCAGGACTGGACCATGTTCTATTGGGCGTATTGGATCACGTACGCTCCGTTGACCGGTCTCTTCGTCGCCAGAATTTCGCGGGGAAGAACCATCAAGCAGATCGTGATCCATGGGTTGTGTTTCGGGATGCTTGGGGCGTGGGTCATCCATGGAGTCTTCGGTGGCTACACCCTGTTCACCCAACTTACCGCCGCCGCGGGTTCCTCGCCCATCGACGTCATGAAGACCGCGGGCATCTTCCCGGCCATCGCCTCGGTGCTGACCACGCTGCCAATGAAGATCTTGATGTTGTTGAGCTTCTGTGTCTTTTCCGTCATTTTCTTCGCCACCAGTCTCGACTCCTCGGCCTACGCCATCGCCCTGGCCTGCACGGACAACCTTGACGAGAAAGCCACGCCTTCCTGCGCCCACCGCATGTTCTGGGCCGTGATCCTGGCCGTGATACCGGCTGGTCTGCTCAAGGTCGGCGGATTGTCGGCCCTCAAGGGTTGCGTCAACGTGGCGGCCATTCCCATGACCATCATATCGGTTCTCATGGTTGTGGCCTTGTTCAAGGTGATCGGCCAGGACAAGAAATCGGGCAGACTCAAGCTGGACTGA
- a CDS encoding Hpt domain-containing protein, with protein sequence MGEDDALVEEFFSEVNDKYSPQVMEGLGLLEAGDIPGGIEILARPLHTIKGVTGFMTGFEAASRFTHKVEDYLKKIQSGEVEPTEQNVTLLSLGVNMIFTVIEQIREQGAPDEAETTEMLELLRQASGPGGPTAAEAKARVEIEARDGIMVLRILARRIHLGPERDTLTRAVAAIPEGGRVLLDFSGVLTVGSAAWEALAALAEKREIAVTGLSFDCRSVFYSWGLDRALQAFASAEDYFQTACPPPPGQ encoded by the coding sequence ATGGGCGAAGACGACGCCTTGGTCGAGGAGTTCTTCTCCGAGGTCAACGACAAATATTCCCCCCAGGTCATGGAAGGGCTGGGGCTGCTCGAGGCCGGCGACATTCCCGGCGGCATCGAGATACTCGCCCGCCCGCTGCACACCATCAAGGGCGTCACCGGCTTCATGACCGGCTTCGAGGCCGCCTCCCGCTTCACCCACAAGGTCGAGGACTACCTCAAGAAAATCCAATCCGGCGAGGTCGAGCCCACGGAGCAGAACGTGACCCTGCTCTCCCTCGGCGTGAACATGATCTTCACGGTCATCGAGCAGATCCGTGAGCAGGGCGCGCCGGACGAGGCTGAAACAACGGAAATGCTCGAACTCCTGCGCCAGGCATCCGGACCGGGCGGCCCGACCGCCGCCGAGGCCAAGGCCCGGGTGGAGATCGAGGCACGCGATGGGATCATGGTCCTGCGGATCCTGGCCCGGCGCATCCACTTGGGGCCCGAGCGCGACACCCTGACCCGAGCCGTGGCCGCCATCCCCGAGGGCGGACGAGTGCTTTTGGACTTCTCCGGCGTGCTCACCGTGGGTTCGGCGGCCTGGGAAGCCCTGGCCGCCCTGGCCGAAAAACGCGAAATAGCCGTGACCGGCCTGAGCTTCGACTGCCGCAGCGTGTTCTATTCCTGGGGTCTGGATCGGGCCCTGCAGGCCTTCGCCTCGGCGGAGGACTATTTCCAGACGGCTTGCCCACCGCCGCCTGGACAGTGA
- a CDS encoding glycosyltransferase produces the protein MPAPSPDAAAPRHLFPGLPLGFEEPDSRLALSRRTLAMAAENPALEPLARGMAAWTWQRDPLSQGTCRLLLEAGQNGPACGETANVLAQRLDALLSLPFPADDWQALMQSGEHALVLRHLLPRLRTPGTGAAWLARTWDWLMRLGRADLPRDMLEATAWEPALLPLRDRLLAEWTFFYAASDEALERIEALGECFGHWRLLAACEALTHLGRETEARERLETLWRRLPWHPHLTLKLHALRHAPAPARDASDAVVLLYSWNKRDLLRATLEGVAGPDLLGARVAVLDNGSTDGAGDMLRQVRERFPEGALEIVSLPVNVGAPAARNWLLSLPRVRAATHAVFLDDDVVLPKGWLARLLGTARAHPEAGVVGCRIVSASAPVCLQSADYNLLPGRQGVESFPGFPENIHLFDNTASGLDLGLFSYVRRTLSVSGCCHALRVSTLDTVGDFDLRLSPTQFDDLERDLRANLAGVPVLYDGGLAVRHVQHSSLARAKSTAAVGQVLGNKVKLECLYDQEQIKSLAESGLDRLWDDLAVKERELRAETASA, from the coding sequence ATGCCCGCACCCTCACCCGACGCCGCCGCGCCGCGCCATCTCTTTCCCGGCCTGCCGCTGGGCTTCGAGGAACCCGACTCGCGCTTGGCCCTGTCCCGGCGGACCCTGGCCATGGCCGCCGAGAATCCCGCCCTGGAACCCCTGGCCCGGGGCATGGCCGCCTGGACCTGGCAGCGCGATCCCCTCAGCCAGGGGACCTGCCGCCTGCTGCTGGAGGCGGGACAAAACGGCCCCGCCTGCGGCGAAACGGCGAACGTCCTGGCGCAACGCCTGGACGCCCTGCTCTCCCTGCCCTTCCCGGCCGACGACTGGCAGGCATTGATGCAATCCGGGGAACACGCCCTGGTGCTCCGGCACCTCCTGCCCCGCCTGCGGACGCCGGGCACGGGCGCGGCCTGGCTGGCCCGGACCTGGGACTGGCTCATGCGCCTGGGTCGCGCCGACCTGCCCCGGGACATGCTGGAGGCCACGGCCTGGGAACCGGCGCTCCTGCCCCTGCGGGACCGGCTCCTGGCCGAGTGGACCTTTTTCTATGCGGCCTCGGACGAGGCCCTGGAGCGCATCGAGGCCCTGGGCGAGTGCTTCGGCCACTGGCGGCTGCTGGCGGCCTGCGAGGCGCTCACACACCTCGGCCGGGAGACCGAGGCCCGCGAACGGCTGGAGACCCTCTGGCGGCGGCTGCCCTGGCACCCGCACCTGACCCTCAAACTGCACGCCCTGCGCCACGCCCCGGCCCCGGCCCGGGACGCCTCGGACGCCGTGGTCCTGCTCTACTCCTGGAACAAACGCGACCTGCTGCGGGCCACCCTGGAGGGGGTCGCCGGGCCGGACCTCCTCGGAGCCCGCGTGGCGGTCCTGGACAACGGCTCCACGGACGGCGCCGGCGACATGCTCCGCCAAGTCCGGGAGCGCTTCCCCGAGGGGGCTCTCGAAATCGTCTCCCTGCCGGTGAACGTGGGCGCCCCGGCCGCGCGCAACTGGCTGCTCTCCCTGCCCCGGGTCCGCGCCGCCACCCATGCCGTGTTCCTGGACGACGACGTGGTTCTGCCCAAAGGCTGGCTGGCCCGCCTCCTGGGCACGGCCCGCGCCCACCCCGAGGCCGGGGTGGTGGGCTGCCGCATCGTCTCGGCCTCCGCGCCGGTCTGCCTGCAGTCGGCGGACTACAACCTCCTGCCCGGCCGTCAGGGCGTGGAATCCTTCCCGGGCTTTCCCGAAAACATCCACCTCTTCGACAACACGGCCTCGGGCCTCGACCTGGGGCTCTTCTCCTACGTCCGCCGAACCCTGTCCGTGTCGGGCTGCTGCCACGCGTTGCGCGTGAGCACCCTGGACACGGTGGGAGACTTCGATCTGCGCCTGAGCCCCACCCAATTCGACGACCTGGAACGCGACCTCCGGGCCAACCTGGCCGGGGTGCCCGTGCTCTACGACGGCGGCCTGGCCGTGCGCCACGTGCAGCACTCCAGCCTGGCCCGCGCCAAGAGCACGGCGGCCGTGGGCCAAGTGCTCGGCAACAAGGTCAAGCTGGAATGCCTGTACGATCAGGAGCAGATCAAGAGTCTGGCCGAGTCCGGTCTGGACCGGCTTTGGGACGACCTCGCGGTCAAGGAGCGGGAATTGCGCGCGGAGACGGCTAGCGCGTGA
- the glgA gene encoding glycogen synthase GlgA — translation MAGKPLVLFLASEMYPFSKTGGLGDVLGALPLALHRKGINTAVLTPMYGRLSTAGYKLRLTQSHIPVGYPWPPVTADVYQTDYHGMPVYFLARGEYFDRRFYYNTYDGDYFDNCERFNFFCRAALEFASRLPEPPAVIHAHDWQTALAPAYVSFLRKKEPRWAATRTVMTIHNLAFQGRFSSRLFWECGLDHAAWHMDGAEYFGDFNLLKAGIAYADAVTTVSPSYAREILTPQFGCGLEGILNKRRAVLRGILNGADYDVWDPDGDKFLPCSYNPGDPDGKRECKKSLIRELYLSDQLEDKPLLSFIGRMRGQKGIDLLTEIIPRLMKKQVGVVVLGEGNLKHEARLLELIEEYPGRLAVVVGYSEDLAHRIQAGSDIFLMPSRYEPCGLTQMYALRFGAIPVATAVGGLIDTIRPYPDPAATGFTFAEPNAEQFLWTINLAIKLWREEKAAWVAMVERAMSQAFTWERSAGDYIKLYGDIGARLE, via the coding sequence ATGGCCGGAAAGCCCCTCGTCCTTTTTCTCGCTTCGGAGATGTACCCCTTTTCCAAGACCGGCGGCCTGGGCGACGTGCTGGGCGCGCTGCCCCTGGCGCTGCACCGCAAGGGGATCAACACGGCGGTCCTCACGCCCATGTACGGGCGGCTCTCGACGGCGGGCTACAAGCTTCGCCTGACCCAGTCGCACATTCCCGTGGGCTACCCCTGGCCTCCGGTCACGGCCGACGTCTACCAGACCGACTACCACGGCATGCCGGTCTACTTCCTGGCCCGGGGCGAGTATTTCGACCGGCGCTTCTACTACAATACCTACGACGGCGACTACTTCGACAACTGCGAGCGGTTCAACTTCTTCTGCCGGGCGGCGTTGGAGTTCGCCTCCCGGCTGCCCGAGCCGCCGGCCGTGATCCACGCCCATGATTGGCAGACCGCCCTGGCCCCGGCCTACGTCTCGTTCCTGCGCAAGAAAGAGCCCCGCTGGGCGGCCACCCGCACGGTCATGACGATCCACAACCTGGCCTTCCAGGGCCGCTTTTCCTCCCGTCTGTTCTGGGAATGCGGCCTGGATCACGCGGCCTGGCACATGGATGGAGCCGAGTACTTCGGGGACTTCAACCTGCTCAAGGCGGGCATCGCATACGCCGACGCCGTGACCACGGTGAGCCCGTCCTACGCCCGGGAGATCCTCACCCCGCAGTTCGGTTGCGGCCTGGAGGGCATTCTGAACAAGCGGCGGGCCGTGCTGCGGGGCATCCTCAACGGCGCTGACTACGACGTCTGGGATCCGGACGGCGACAAGTTCCTGCCCTGTTCGTACAACCCCGGAGATCCGGACGGCAAGCGCGAGTGCAAGAAGTCGCTCATCCGTGAACTCTATCTTTCGGACCAGCTTGAGGACAAGCCTCTGCTGAGCTTCATCGGTCGCATGCGCGGGCAGAAGGGCATCGACCTGCTCACGGAGATCATCCCTCGGCTGATGAAGAAGCAGGTGGGCGTCGTGGTTCTCGGCGAGGGCAACCTCAAGCATGAGGCGCGGCTGTTGGAGCTCATCGAGGAATACCCCGGCCGTCTGGCCGTGGTGGTGGGCTATTCCGAGGATCTGGCCCACCGCATCCAGGCCGGTTCGGACATCTTCCTCATGCCCTCGCGCTATGAACCCTGCGGCCTGACCCAGATGTACGCCCTGCGTTTCGGGGCCATTCCGGTGGCCACGGCCGTGGGCGGGCTCATCGACACCATCAGGCCCTATCCTGATCCGGCAGCCACGGGATTCACCTTCGCCGAGCCCAATGCCGAGCAGTTCCTCTGGACCATCAACCTGGCCATCAAGCTCTGGCGGGAGGAGAAAGCCGCCTGGGTCGCGATGGTCGAACGGGCCATGTCCCAAGCCTTCACCTGGGAGCGTTCGGCGGGGGACTACATCAAGCTCTATGGCGACATCGGCGCGCGTCTGGAGTGA
- a CDS encoding NUDIX domain-containing protein, with protein sequence MNDRKCTHCGAPLPEPRNPLPTVDAVIFDPSLGVVLVERANPPLGWALPGGFVDRGETCEQAAVREVREETALRVVLTGLLGVYSDPARDPRGHTLSVVYTAQAANPADLRGGDDARSARFFPLGELPPLAFDHARILEDFARDLGRRNPGPASPGLAGS encoded by the coding sequence ATGAACGACCGGAAATGTACGCATTGCGGCGCTCCCTTGCCGGAGCCGCGCAATCCCCTGCCCACGGTGGACGCCGTGATCTTCGATCCGTCCTTGGGCGTGGTCCTGGTGGAGCGGGCCAATCCTCCGCTGGGCTGGGCCTTGCCCGGAGGATTCGTGGACCGGGGCGAAACCTGCGAGCAGGCGGCCGTGCGCGAGGTGCGGGAGGAAACGGCCCTGCGCGTGGTCCTCACGGGTCTGCTGGGGGTCTATTCCGATCCCGCCCGCGATCCCCGCGGGCACACCCTGAGCGTGGTCTACACGGCCCAGGCCGCGAATCCGGCCGATCTGCGGGGGGGCGACGACGCCCGCTCGGCCCGCTTCTTTCCCCTGGGGGAGTTGCCGCCGCTGGCCTTCGATCATGCCCGCATCCTGGAAGATTTCGCCCGTGACCTCGGACGCCGGAACCCCGGCCCCGCAAGCCCCGGCTTGGCCGGGTCGTGA
- a CDS encoding DMT family transporter — protein sequence MSTLAIEKARKADLGLSLTHAKKGLGWGLLSGIAWGLDATLLAIAFTLAPLAGIGSAITASLVGTAGKEGFGGLWVVGNCLVQGKGAEILRALKTKPGRLCCLAGLLGGPIAMSCYVFSVYAAGPAYAVSIATLYPLFGAVFAMPILKEKMQPKVLAGIGICVIGAIVISYSPADLETYPNFYWGLFFGLLANVAWGMEAVVSTFGMDLLDSDVVLSIRYLTSALLYILIILPLAGGLGLAVDLLTTAESLSIFVAIGLTSSLAYLAWYKAMNMTGVARANALNNTHLMFGIFFSWMILDSEITLGLIVGSVLILFGSLSALTDKEALFNLRKV from the coding sequence ATGTCGACACTGGCTATTGAGAAAGCACGGAAAGCGGATCTCGGGCTGAGTCTAACCCACGCCAAGAAGGGACTCGGTTGGGGACTTCTCTCCGGAATCGCTTGGGGTCTCGACGCGACACTCCTGGCCATCGCCTTCACTCTCGCCCCTCTCGCCGGCATAGGCTCCGCCATTACGGCGAGCCTTGTCGGCACGGCGGGCAAGGAAGGCTTTGGCGGGCTGTGGGTCGTAGGCAACTGTCTGGTTCAGGGCAAGGGGGCCGAGATATTGCGGGCCCTCAAGACCAAGCCCGGCAGGCTCTGCTGTTTGGCCGGCCTCCTGGGCGGCCCCATCGCCATGAGCTGTTATGTCTTCTCGGTCTATGCTGCCGGGCCCGCGTACGCCGTGAGCATCGCCACCCTGTATCCTCTGTTCGGGGCGGTGTTCGCCATGCCGATTCTCAAAGAGAAGATGCAGCCGAAAGTGCTGGCGGGGATTGGAATATGTGTGATCGGCGCCATCGTGATCAGCTATTCCCCCGCCGATCTGGAGACCTACCCCAATTTCTACTGGGGGTTGTTCTTCGGTCTGTTGGCCAACGTCGCCTGGGGCATGGAGGCGGTCGTCTCCACCTTCGGCATGGATCTGCTTGACTCCGACGTGGTCCTGAGCATCAGGTATCTGACTTCGGCGTTGCTTTACATTCTCATCATCCTCCCCCTGGCGGGGGGGCTCGGGCTGGCGGTCGATCTGCTGACCACTGCGGAATCCCTGTCCATATTCGTGGCCATCGGCCTGACCAGCAGCCTGGCTTATCTGGCTTGGTACAAGGCCATGAACATGACCGGCGTAGCACGCGCCAACGCCTTGAACAACACCCATCTCATGTTCGGAATCTTCTTCTCGTGGATGATTCTGGACAGCGAGATCACACTTGGCCTCATCGTCGGAAGCGTGTTGATTCTCTTCGGAAGTCTCTCCGCTCTCACGGATAAAGAGGCCTTGTTCAACCTGAGAAAGGTGTGA
- a CDS encoding L-threonylcarbamoyladenylate synthase, whose amino-acid sequence MREEFPDIRVAVDALLHGGVLVYPTETLYALGCDARNIAAVSRVLRLKGRPENKPLPVVVADLDGLGRILEGEMPGDVLRLGERFWPGPLSILVRTRGLAPAVRDGEGFTSVRVTAHPLAAALCSISGAPLVATSANLSGEPAAAVPEELDPVLAVRADLVLDQKPWPSGGLASTVVALEGPGRLRLIRAGAVSIQALEARGFIVSSGN is encoded by the coding sequence ATGCGCGAGGAATTTCCCGACATCCGCGTCGCCGTGGACGCGCTGCTCCACGGCGGTGTCCTGGTCTATCCCACGGAGACGCTTTACGCTCTAGGTTGCGACGCCCGCAACATCGCGGCCGTGTCCCGGGTGCTGCGGCTCAAGGGGCGGCCCGAGAACAAGCCCCTGCCCGTGGTGGTCGCGGACCTGGATGGGCTCGGCCGCATCCTTGAGGGCGAGATGCCCGGAGACGTCTTGCGTCTGGGCGAACGCTTCTGGCCCGGCCCCTTGTCGATCCTCGTGCGTACACGGGGGCTGGCCCCGGCGGTCCGCGACGGCGAGGGATTCACCTCGGTGCGGGTCACGGCCCATCCCCTGGCCGCCGCGCTCTGCTCTATCTCCGGAGCTCCTCTGGTGGCCACCAGCGCCAACCTGAGCGGGGAGCCCGCCGCAGCCGTCCCGGAGGAGTTGGACCCCGTGCTGGCCGTGCGGGCCGACCTCGTGCTGGACCAGAAGCCCTGGCCCTCTGGCGGCTTGGCCTCCACTGTGGTCGCCCTGGAAGGTCCCGGCCGCCTGCGGCTCATCCGCGCGGGGGCCGTGTCGATCCAGGCGCTGGAGGCCCGCGGCTTCATCGTCTCCTCCGGGAATTGA
- a CDS encoding sigma-54 interaction domain-containing protein has protein sequence MSTPKNIWELDFTTLKLILDNSYDEISLINAQGVVVYVNPVCEKNYGLKADEVIGTHIAELTDKGVLDCCIGAQVIEEKRQIITQQNTRSGKHFLVSAVPIFNDAGDLTFIVTNSRDITDFKRALAKIRNQKRELAQFEGKLKSLSLELMESRGFIARSQKMEDVIRKAKTYAMVDSTVLMTCETGTGKSLFAHLIHEMGARAAKRMVSINCAAIPSELLETELFGYEPGAFTGAANRGKPGMFELADGGTLFLDEIGELPPPMQAKLLHALQDRVIRRLGSTRDIPVDVRLICATNRDLTKMVQDRLFRQDLYYRIKVLHLQLPALRERQEDIIPLACHFLEKFGGKYGKTHRMEQAALKTLKAYPWPGNIRELENVMEELAVTLPSGRVTLDDLPANVRDAAPRAGSQVQERTFDQTMEDTAKTLIVRAYAEYGSSYAVARHLNISQSKASRLIRKYIGAEKRIKSEVKR, from the coding sequence ATGTCGACCCCAAAAAACATCTGGGAACTTGATTTCACCACCCTCAAACTCATCCTGGACAACTCCTACGACGAAATCTCGCTCATCAACGCCCAGGGCGTGGTCGTGTATGTCAACCCGGTATGCGAGAAGAATTACGGCCTTAAGGCCGACGAAGTCATCGGAACACATATCGCCGAACTCACCGATAAAGGGGTGCTTGATTGCTGCATCGGAGCACAGGTCATCGAAGAAAAACGGCAGATAATCACTCAACAGAACACTCGGTCAGGCAAACACTTTCTGGTCAGCGCGGTGCCCATATTCAACGACGCCGGCGACCTCACGTTCATCGTCACCAACTCCCGCGACATTACCGACTTCAAACGCGCCCTGGCTAAAATCCGAAACCAGAAAAGGGAACTCGCTCAATTCGAAGGCAAACTCAAATCCTTGAGTCTGGAACTCATGGAATCGCGGGGCTTCATCGCCCGCAGCCAAAAAATGGAGGACGTGATTCGAAAGGCGAAGACATATGCGATGGTGGATTCAACAGTGCTCATGACCTGTGAAACCGGCACAGGTAAAAGCCTCTTCGCGCATCTCATTCATGAAATGGGAGCCAGGGCAGCCAAGCGCATGGTCTCCATCAACTGCGCCGCCATCCCCAGTGAACTCCTCGAAACGGAACTCTTCGGATACGAGCCCGGCGCGTTCACGGGCGCCGCCAACAGAGGAAAGCCGGGCATGTTCGAACTGGCCGACGGCGGAACGCTCTTTTTGGACGAGATCGGCGAACTGCCTCCCCCCATGCAGGCCAAACTGCTTCACGCGCTCCAAGACAGAGTGATACGCCGTCTGGGTTCCACGCGTGATATTCCCGTGGATGTCCGCCTGATCTGCGCCACCAACCGCGATCTGACCAAAATGGTGCAAGACCGGCTGTTCCGCCAAGACCTCTACTACAGAATCAAAGTGCTGCATCTCCAGCTTCCGGCGCTGCGGGAACGACAAGAGGACATCATCCCCCTGGCCTGCCATTTCCTGGAAAAATTTGGCGGCAAGTATGGAAAGACCCACCGGATGGAACAAGCCGCGCTCAAGACATTGAAGGCATATCCCTGGCCCGGCAACATCAGGGAACTGGAAAATGTGATGGAGGAATTGGCAGTGACTCTGCCCTCCGGCAGGGTCACGCTCGACGATCTTCCGGCCAATGTGCGCGACGCCGCGCCACGCGCTGGGTCTCAAGTCCAGGAACGCACCTTCGATCAGACGATGGAAGACACAGCCAAAACTCTTATTGTGAGAGCTTATGCGGAATACGGCAGTTCGTATGCCGTGGCGAGACACCTGAATATCAGCCAGAGCAAGGCCTCACGCCTGATCCGAAAGTACATCGGGGCTGAAAAGCGCATCAAATCCGAAGTGAAAAGATGA